One genomic segment of Hydra vulgaris chromosome 14, alternate assembly HydraT2T_AEP includes these proteins:
- the LOC136091040 gene encoding uncharacterized protein LOC136091040, with translation MPKVNCAVIGCTNSTYRLKKWKKELCNEHQQNIRREECQLCEKPFLLYKFPSENQKNKERQLWVKALRREFINKTLWQPTGSDRVCSIHFVDRIPSTANPTPTLCLGYEIKANKSRRNLLKHPIPLKKQKLNCTAGTSCSTFMTHALTTSPHLLQPTDSNNISTFMTHASGQPYHSNDISTDLDEENNSPQTNILFFSPVSDHSYCSIQSTKVCKVCVDKSNLIESLISKVNTLTLTCQRFKRQIFFDSVKSPVFTWRKIKTDAKMNFYTGLSTITLFESLFLLIKPYLPNLFYWSGPKRFTNSKNKKKHALMKKSKKLSQRDEFLLVLMRLRLGLLNQDLADRFGISPALCSRTFTTWIKMLSQVLGKALVVWLPRESIRSNLPPVLVKAGYQKCRVILDCAEVFIERSKSLDKQSSTWSDYKHHNTFKFLIGVSPTGYITFLSSCYGGRASDRFITRDSGIYNLLERGDEVMAD, from the coding sequence ATGCCGAAAGTTAATTGTGCCGTAATTGGTTGTACAAATAGTACATATAGAttgaaaaaatggaaaaaagaaCTATGCAATGAACACCAACAAAATATAAGAAGAGAGGAATGCCAATTATGCGAAAagccatttttattatataagtttccatcagaaaatcaaaaaaataaagaaagacaATTATGGGTCAAAGCTTTAAGAAgagaatttataaataagacaTTATGGCAGCCAACAGGTAGTGATAGGGTATGCTCCATACACTTTGTTGATAGAATTCCTTCAACTGCAAACCCTACGCCTACTTTATGTCTTGGATATGAAATAAAAGCTAATAAATCTAggagaaatttattaaaacaccctataccattaaaaaagcaaaaacttaacTGCACTGCTGGTACCAGTTGTTCAACTTTTATGACACATGCTTTAACGACCTCACCTCACTTGCTTCAACCAACTGattctaataatatttcaaCTTTTATGACACATGCTTCAGGACAACCATATCATTCTAATGATATTTCAACAGATTTAGATGAAGAAAATAATTCAccacaaacaaatatattatttttctcacCAGTATCTGATCATTCGTATTGCTCTATACAATCAACTAAAGTTTGCAAAGTATGTGTTGACAAGAGTAATTTAATTGAATCACTTATCAGTAAAGTAAACACGTTAACATTAACTTGCCAAAGATTCAAacgtcaaatattttttgatagtgTTAAAAGTCCAGTATTTACATGGAGAAAAATCAAAACTGATgctaaaatgaacttttatactGGTTTATCAACAATCACATTATTTGAGAGTTTGTTTCTACTAATCAAACCATATTtaccaaatttattttattggtcTGGTCCAAAAAGGTTTACtaattctaaaaacaagaaaaaacatgctttaatgaaaaaatcaaaaaaactatcACAAAGAGACgagtttttacttgttttaatgCGATTAAGATTAGGACTTCTAAATCAAGACTTGGCCGATCGTTTTGGCATATCCCCAGCATTGTGTTCACGCACATTCACAACTTGGATTAAAATGTTAAGTCAAGTTTTAGGAAAAGCATTAGTTGTATGGCTTCCACGAGAATCTATTCGTAGCAATCTGCCACCTGTTCTTGTAAAAGCTGGTTATCAAAAATGTAGAGTAATTCTTGATTGTGCAGAAGTTTTTATAGAACGTTCAAAGTCTCTTGATAAGCAATCAAGCACCTGGTCAGACTATAAGCAtcataatacatttaaattctTAATAGGTGTTAGTCCAACTGGATATATTACATTTCTTTCATCGTGTTATGGAGGAAGAGCAAGCGATAGGTTTATTACAAGAGATAGTGGTATTTATAATCTACTAGAACGAGGTGACGAAGTTATGGCTGATTGA